The DNA sequence AATTCCGGGCGCCCCTCTCCCCACTCTCTCTGGCGCCTTTACACTGCCGGCACAAAATCCTATGCTGCGCCCCAAACAGAACAAAAAGCAAAACAAGAACGGCGACGCGTCCGGCATTTAGGGAATCAGTAGGGGTAACAAAGTCATTTGATATCCCACCCCTGCTTTTAAAGGGTCATTGGCGGGAGCCGCGATGAATGCTGTGCACAGGCATCGCGTGCGCAAGTGAGAAGAGCGAGCAGGCGAGTTAAGAGGAGGGAGGAGTTGGAGGTAGGACGCGGGAAGGGCCTGATATCTGACCTGAGAGGAGCGGGCGGAGCGTCGACGGAGAGAGTGAAGGGAGATGATGCCCGGCGTTGTCGGCCACGCAGCTGTCGAGGAGCGCCGCATCGAGCGGCAGATGGGGTGCATGGACGGGTTCCTCCAGCTGTTCGACTGCCACCATATTACCACCGGGAAGCGCCACTTCGCCACCCGCCACCTCCATACTACTCCGGTAAAAATCTGAGAAGAAAGTGATGTTATTTTTGTGCGTGTTTTTAACCTGTTTTTTCTGATAATTGGATGGCAAATCTCAGCTTGCTGAATCAACGGCGCCGTCGGAGACATCGGATGCTTCGTCGCCGTCGTTCTTCAAGAAGAGCCATCCGCCCCTGTCGTCGCCGGAGCCTTGCCCTTCGTCGCTCGAGAGCCGCTTCCTGGTGGATACACCAGCGCGTTTGTCGCATCCTCTGCCACTCCCCGTCTTTGAGGTGAAGGACGGGGTGATGAGCTCCTGGAAGCTCCGGGACACTCCAAGGCTCTCTCTCGATAGCCGCGCAGTGGTCGACGGGAAGGGAAAGCTCGGCCTGGGCCCGCTGGAGATCCGGACTGCGGTCCGGGTGGCCTCTGCGAACCAATCTGACTCCTCCGAGGTGGCAGAGCATCGGCGTTCCCCGAGTGTCGTCGCGCGGCTAATTGGGGTTGAAACCCTGCCAAGCACCGGCAGCGTAGCTGAAGCGAAGCCTGAACGGGGTGAGCTCCGGCGATCGGCTTCCGAATCCGGGGTTCCCAGAGATGCACCGTACTACAGTTTTGTGGACGCGTGCTCGTTCCGGGAGCCATCCCCACAGCCTCTCGAAGCCGTCCCGATGTCTGCCGAGGTGTTCTTTAAAACAGTTAATCTGGATCAGTTCAGGATCAGTGACGCGAAGAAGCTTGTGTCGGCGCCGAGACCTATTCCCCTCACACCGCTCCAGCGAAGGAGCTTCTTCGACGCGGAGGACTTATTCCCGGAGCCGAAGCGGTCGGGAATGCTCTATGGCGAGATCGAGAAGCGGCTGAGAATGCGAGGGATCGACGAGCCGACGAAGAACTTGGAGACTCTGAAGCAAATCCTCGAGGCGCTCCAGCTGAAGGGGCTCCTCCACTCCAAGCCGTCGGCACATCGCACCAACGGCCGCATTAATCTCATCTACGACTTCCAGACCGGCGCCCCGGTCGTCATGATGAACACGGCCTCCAAGCCCCCGCGGTTTCCGTCGAGCGAGCCGCCGCCGTCCAAATCCAGCGCCGGTTGCCATAGCGCTTCGCCAGTCTGGCGCAAACCGGCGATGGTAAATCGGAGTATTATTATAGCAAACGAGCGGACGGTGCATCGAAGGCCATTAAACGCAGCGGTCAAGAAGAACCTGCAGCCCCAGCGGTGGATCTCGACCGTTTGTTCACCAACGTCCACCCCGAAGAGGACAGGGCCGGAACTTCTGGCCACCGGATCACCGAGGAGCCGAACGCCGAGGGTGACTGCGTCTCACAAGGAGCCGGTTCACCCACTGGCGAAGGACAATACCTCCACCACCATCTCCGAGAGCGGCATAAGCGCCTCCTCTCCATCAGGCTTCGAGGTACGCCAACGACTTGTTACTCGCAGtacatatttttcttgattacAATTTATGGAACTTTTAGTTAAATGGAGGGTGGGTGATACAATGCAGAGATCGAAGGCGGACAACAGATCAGGCCGAAGTTTGTTGGAGCGATGCGATAAGCTGTTACACAGCATCACGGCGTTTGCGCGAGCGGATCAGGTCGCCGCCGTCGACCAGCAGCCGAGCCCCGTATCCGTGCTCGACTCGTTGCCTTACCTCGGCGAGGACGTGTCGCCCTCGCCCCTCGCCAAGCGCTCCATCGATTTCAAAGGTaagaaaacaatatatatatatatatatatatatatatatatatatatatatatatatatatatatatatataatacctcataaaaatatttttttggatcAAAAGTGTTGATGCGTTAGGATCCAATAGAACACATCTGTCATAAATGAAGACGATTAAGGAGATGATGCGATATGTTCTGCAGATCAAACGGCGGACGAGCGGGAGCAGTGGTCCTCGGCAGCGTGGAGGAATCATGGGGACCGGACCGATGGGCCCGGTGAGGTGGATCACGACTACGCCTACGTGTGCGACGTGCTCCGCGTGTCCGACCGCAACGGGGACGCCTCCGACGCCGTGTACACGATCCTCGAGAGGCGCTGCTGCCGTCACCGCGGCGCGTCCCGTGCCGGCAGCCTTCACCG is a window from the Musa acuminata AAA Group cultivar baxijiao chromosome BXJ2-1, Cavendish_Baxijiao_AAA, whole genome shotgun sequence genome containing:
- the LOC135598009 gene encoding protein LONGIFOLIA 2-like, whose product is MMPGVVGHAAVEERRIERQMGCMDGFLQLFDCHHITTGKRHFATRHLHTTPLAESTAPSETSDASSPSFFKKSHPPLSSPEPCPSSLESRFLVDTPARLSHPLPLPVFEVKDGVMSSWKLRDTPRLSLDSRAVVDGKGKLGLGPLEIRTAVRVASANQSDSSEVAEHRRSPSVVARLIGVETLPSTGSVAEAKPERGELRRSASESGVPRDAPYYSFVDACSFREPSPQPLEAVPMSAEVFFKTVNLDQFRISDAKKLVSAPRPIPLTPLQRRSFFDAEDLFPEPKRSGMLYGEIEKRLRMRGIDEPTKNLETLKQILEALQLKGLLHSKPSAHRTNGRINLIYDFQTGAPVVMMNTASKPPRFPSSEPPPSKSSAGCHSASPVWRKPAMVNRSIIIANERTVHRRPLNAAVKKNLQPQRWISTVCSPTSTPKRTGPELLATGSPRSRTPRVTASHKEPVHPLAKDNTSTTISESGISASSPSGFERSKADNRSGRSLLERCDKLLHSITAFARADQVAAVDQQPSPVSVLDSLPYLGEDVSPSPLAKRSIDFKDQTADEREQWSSAAWRNHGDRTDGPGEVDHDYAYVCDVLRVSDRNGDASDAVYTILERRCCRHRGASRAGSLHRRLLFDTVAEILERSRGVCPWEAFSCAGPPQADGGEEVVRQVWTEVRRIREQVAADGQDGAACGAVRKDMAARHTEGWSLPAVEISDAVLLIERLIFKDLVVETILGLADAANESRPLLSRRKLLF